The window TAGCTGCAACTCCGTAAAATAATCGGATTTCGATTCCTCAGTGATATGTGGGATGCCTCCAATTTGGCAAGAAAAGTTGAGTTCTTTTAATTGTGGATGGAATGAGATACCGGAAGTTCCATTTTTAATCGCTTCCGTGAACTGTGGAATACCAACACCGTTTGGTGCAACTACTCCCATTCCTGTGATGACGACTCTATTTTTCATTTTTTTTAATTGATTGGACTTCGAAAAGCACAGTTTGCCATTTGGTTATTCGATTATCCATACTTCATCAAAAAGATGCCATTTATAAGATCGCACTCTTTACAATTAAAGTTTGTTTTGTCAGTCTGAGCCTGTCGAAGACTACACCTTTGAACCTAACATTTTCTATTCATGATACACATCGACAAGCTCAGCGAGAGTAACTATCATTTTAGTCACAAAATCTCCACGATGAACGACCTTATTTAATTTTGTTTCCGTGTTCTTTATAATTCTTTGAAAACTCCACCAAATCAGTCCAATTTCCATCAATCAATGCTTTCTTCTTTCTTCGGGACCAGCCTTTGATTTGCTTTTCAATTTTAATAGCTTCTGACGGATTGGTGCATTGCAAGAGCCATTTAAGTTCCACAGGCAACCGCGAACTGGTATAGTTAAGGTTTTTATGACCCTCATTGTGTTGATTTAATCTACGGTCTAAATCATTCGTCATACCAGTATAGTATGAGTTATCGGAACAAAGTAATATGTACACATAATAAAATTTCATATCAAAATTGTACACTTCGACAAGCTCAGTGTGACAACAGTACTTTTTTTTGACGGTTTACCCAAACAGTCAAACTTATTTCACCTTCAACATTCCTGAAATTATTCCTCTCGCCACCAGCTCCTCCTTCTCGTTCAGCATTTTTACCTTACATTTTAGCTTGTTGAATCGAAACACCTCCTTTTCCGAGTGTACAACAACCTTTTCTCCAGGCAAGACGGGCAAATAAAAATCCATTTGATGGGAGGTCAAGGCAATTTGTGGTTTTTGTTCATTGCCCAATTCATCCTTAATCAAATGCACTCCCAAACAAACCAGACCTATTTGGGCCGTACACTCCGTAAGAATCACTCCTGGGGTAATGGGGTTGTTCTTAAAATGGCCTTTATAGAAGAATTCATCCTTTTTAAAGGTATAGTGACCTATAATGTGATGTTCAGAAATGGCCGTAATCCCGTCCACAAACAAAAATGGGGATTGATAGGGCAATAATGCAAGGATTTCCGCTGTCTCCATGTTACACCAAATGTTCGCCACCATC is drawn from Flagellimonas sp. MMG031 and contains these coding sequences:
- a CDS encoding GIY-YIG nuclease family protein, producing the protein MKFYYVYILLCSDNSYYTGMTNDLDRRLNQHNEGHKNLNYTSSRLPVELKWLLQCTNPSEAIKIEKQIKGWSRRKKKALIDGNWTDLVEFSKNYKEHGNKIK
- a CDS encoding hydroxymyristoyl-ACP dehydratase produces the protein METAEILALLPYQSPFLFVDGITAISEHHIIGHYTFKKDEFFYKGHFKNNPITPGVILTECTAQIGLVCLGVHLIKDELGNEQKPQIALTSHQMDFYLPVLPGEKVVVHSEKEVFRFNKLKCKVKMLNEKEELVARGIISGMLKVK